The Haemorhous mexicanus isolate bHaeMex1 chromosome 5, bHaeMex1.pri, whole genome shotgun sequence genome contains a region encoding:
- the FECH gene encoding ferrochelatase, mitochondrial isoform X2 translates to MQAAKMAAAAAAAGRHLLRSCSQLRVPLRWRGQATAAAVTESARPREQPQERKPKTGILMLNMGGPERLDDVHDFLLRLFLDRDLMTLPVQNKLAPLIARRRTPKIQEQYSRIGGGSPIKKWTAVQGEGMVKLLDSMSPRTAPHKYYIGFRYVHPLTEEAVEQMERDGVQRAIAFTQYPQYSCSTTGSSLNAIYRYYNQKGEKPKMKWSIIDRWPTHPLLIQCFADHIQKELNLFPPDKRKEVVILFSAHSLPMSVVNRGDPYPQEVGATVQRVMEKLNYSNPYRLVWQSKVGPMPWLGPQTDETIKGLCQRGKKNMLLVPIAFTSDHIETLYELDIEYAQVLANECGVENIRRAESLNGNPLFSKALADLVCSHLQSNEVCSRQLTLCCPLCVNPVCREAKAFFSSQPL, encoded by the exons tgctgaggagctgcagccagctgcgGGTGCCGCTGCGATGGAGAGGCCAGGCCACGGCGGCGGCGGTGACGGAGAGCGCCCGGCCgcgggagcagccccaggagcg GAAGCCTAAAACAGGAATCTTGATGTTGAACATGGGAGGCCCGGAGCGGCTGGATGACGTCCACGATTTCCTGCTGCGTCTCTTCCTGGACAGAGATCTGATGACCCTTCCCGTTCAAAA CAAGCTGGCCCCGCTGATCGCCAGGCGCCGCACGCCCAAGATCCAGGAGCAGTACAGCAGGATCGGCGGGGGCTCCCCCATCAAGAAGTGGACGGCGGTGCAGGGAGAGGGCATGGTGAAGCTGCTGGACAGCATGTCTCCTCGCACTG cccctCACAAGTACTACATCGGGTTCCGCTACGTGCACCCGCTGACCGAGGAGGCCGTGGAGCAGATGGAGAGGGACGGCGTCCAGAGGGCCATCGCCTTCACCCAGTACCCCCAGTACAGCTGCTCCACCACAg GAAGCAGTTTAAATGCCATTTATCGCTACTATAACCAGAAAGGGGAGAAGCCAAAGATGAAGTGGAGCATAATTGACCGATGGCCCACACATCCCCTTCTCATTCAG TGCTTTGCTGATCACATCCAGAAGGAGCTGAACCTGTTCCCACCTGACAAAAGGAAAGAGGTGGTCATCCTCTTCTCAGCCCACTCGCTGCCCATGTCT GTGGTGAACCGTGGTGATCCCTACCCCCAGGAAGTGGGAGCTACTGTCCAGAGGGTCATGGAGAAGCTCAACTACTCCAACCCTTACAGGCTGGTGTGGCAGTCCAAG GTTGGGCCAATGCCCTGGCTCGGTCCCCAGACAGATGAGACCATTAAGGGCCTGTgccagagaggaaagaagaacATGCTGCTGGTCCCAATAGCATTCACCAGTGACCACATTGAGACTCTCTATGAGCTGGACATCGAGTATGCCCAGGTTCTGGCCAACGAG TGTGGAGTCGAAAACATCCGAAGAGCGGAGTCTCTCAATGGAAATCCACTGTTCTCCAAG gcccTGGCAGACCTGGTGTGCTCCCACCTGCAGTCCAACGAGGTGTGCTCCCGCCAGCTGACGCTGTGCTGCCCGCTGTGCGTCAACCCCGTGTGCCGGGAGGCCAAGGCGTTCTTCAGCAGCCAGCCCCTGTGA
- the FECH gene encoding ferrochelatase, mitochondrial isoform X1 — MLNMGGPERLDDVHDFLLRLFLDRDLMTLPVQNKLAPLIARRRTPKIQEQYSRIGGGSPIKKWTAVQGEGMVKLLDSMSPRTAPHKYYIGFRYVHPLTEEAVEQMERDGVQRAIAFTQYPQYSCSTTGSSLNAIYRYYNQKGEKPKMKWSIIDRWPTHPLLIQCFADHIQKELNLFPPDKRKEVVILFSAHSLPMSVVNRGDPYPQEVGATVQRVMEKLNYSNPYRLVWQSKVGPMPWLGPQTDETIKGLCQRGKKNMLLVPIAFTSDHIETLYELDIEYAQVLANECGVENIRRAESLNGNPLFSKALADLVCSHLQSNEVCSRQLTLCCPLCVNPVCREAKAFFSSQPL; from the exons ATGTTGAACATGGGAGGCCCGGAGCGGCTGGATGACGTCCACGATTTCCTGCTGCGTCTCTTCCTGGACAGAGATCTGATGACCCTTCCCGTTCAAAA CAAGCTGGCCCCGCTGATCGCCAGGCGCCGCACGCCCAAGATCCAGGAGCAGTACAGCAGGATCGGCGGGGGCTCCCCCATCAAGAAGTGGACGGCGGTGCAGGGAGAGGGCATGGTGAAGCTGCTGGACAGCATGTCTCCTCGCACTG cccctCACAAGTACTACATCGGGTTCCGCTACGTGCACCCGCTGACCGAGGAGGCCGTGGAGCAGATGGAGAGGGACGGCGTCCAGAGGGCCATCGCCTTCACCCAGTACCCCCAGTACAGCTGCTCCACCACAg GAAGCAGTTTAAATGCCATTTATCGCTACTATAACCAGAAAGGGGAGAAGCCAAAGATGAAGTGGAGCATAATTGACCGATGGCCCACACATCCCCTTCTCATTCAG TGCTTTGCTGATCACATCCAGAAGGAGCTGAACCTGTTCCCACCTGACAAAAGGAAAGAGGTGGTCATCCTCTTCTCAGCCCACTCGCTGCCCATGTCT GTGGTGAACCGTGGTGATCCCTACCCCCAGGAAGTGGGAGCTACTGTCCAGAGGGTCATGGAGAAGCTCAACTACTCCAACCCTTACAGGCTGGTGTGGCAGTCCAAG GTTGGGCCAATGCCCTGGCTCGGTCCCCAGACAGATGAGACCATTAAGGGCCTGTgccagagaggaaagaagaacATGCTGCTGGTCCCAATAGCATTCACCAGTGACCACATTGAGACTCTCTATGAGCTGGACATCGAGTATGCCCAGGTTCTGGCCAACGAG TGTGGAGTCGAAAACATCCGAAGAGCGGAGTCTCTCAATGGAAATCCACTGTTCTCCAAG gcccTGGCAGACCTGGTGTGCTCCCACCTGCAGTCCAACGAGGTGTGCTCCCGCCAGCTGACGCTGTGCTGCCCGCTGTGCGTCAACCCCGTGTGCCGGGAGGCCAAGGCGTTCTTCAGCAGCCAGCCCCTGTGA